In Cryptomeria japonica unplaced genomic scaffold, Sugi_1.0 HiC_scaffold_87, whole genome shotgun sequence, the DNA window GGACCGTCGATGTGCCGGCAGGGACAAAGGGAGCAAGATTCTGGGGCCGAACCGGCTGCTCTTTTGATGCGAGCGACCGAGGAACCTGTCAAACCGGTGACTGCAACGGCCAATTGAGCTGCCAGGTCTCGGGAGGCATTCCCACCACGCTGGCTGAGTACACCCTCAATGGAGATGGCAACAAGGACTTCTACGACGTCTCCCTGGTGGATGAATTCAACGGTCCTCTCTCCATCAATCCTACAAACGGACAGTGCACTGCCCCTGCATGCAAAGCCGACGTCAATGCTGTTTGCCCTGCTGAGTTGAAGGTGAATGGCGGATGCAATAGTGCCTGCACTGTCTTTCAAACTGACCAGTATTGCTACAGAGGTGCCTATGTCGACAACTGCCCTGCCACAAACTACTCGATGATCTTCAAGAACCAGTGCCCTCAGGCCTACAGTTATGCCAAGGATGATACTTCCAGCACTTTCACCTGCCCTTCTGGAACCACTGACTACAGTATTGTATTCTGTCCCTAAATCTATATAGGAGTATGCTCATCTACATCCTAATAATCAGCTATGAGTGTATCACCTCCGTATTTAGTATCTGATATATGGTGGCATAAACTATCACTCGGTAGTCATATAAATAAGCCATCATTTGTTGTAAGGCGTTAGATGCAATTTTGAAGTATCACAGTTTACTATAAATAAAAGTCCAATATTCTAATGGGCAATTTGAAATAGGTAATTCATATGCAATATCTTTTTATAAATGTCTTTTATTATTTTAGTAGGGAAGGGGTCCTAAACCCttacaaaaaaaacaaataaactagAGAGCAACGACACAATCGCTGGCATCGGATAGCCAACACCCCAGAAAGCATAGAAACAACTCTCAAAAGTAATAAAACACTAACAATACCCACATAACTAAACATAATAACCCTCTCCAACTTCCTACTATCCATAATACAACTACTAGCATATAACTAAAAAGAGTTCATAATAGTATCAGAGTACTTAATCCACATGAAAACACCCAACATAAGGCATGCAGGCCTGTTTAGATAAAAGTCcatgttaaaactaatactatcatcTTTTGAAATCAACCCAGACCAAAAAAAAGCACCAACCCAATAGCATCCTACTCATCCTTGATGACGTTCCATTCCCGCACAAGACACTACATCAGTTCCTTCTAGATCTTAGGTTACAACATGTCCTCTTTCTGCTCCTCTTGCAGGTTGACATCCTtcatcttttttgcttttttcttcatctttctctatCTCAAGACAAACCCCATAACGACATTCTGCATAATTCATCAGTAATAGCACA includes these proteins:
- the LOC131055997 gene encoding pathogenesis-related thaumatin-like protein 3.7, yielding MATVSDLVLILVAGLAIYLQMQEAAAVKFEITNQCRYTVWAAGLPGGGQQLDQGKTWTVDVPAGTKGARFWGRTGCSFDASDRGTCQTGDCNGQLSCQVSGGIPTTLAEYTLNGDGNKDFYDVSLVDEFNGPLSINPTNGQCTAPACKADVNAVCPAELKVNGGCNSACTVFQTDQYCYRGAYVDNCPATNYSMIFKNQCPQAYSYAKDDTSSTFTCPSGTTDYSIVFCP